In Dermacentor variabilis isolate Ectoservices chromosome 11, ASM5094787v1, whole genome shotgun sequence, one genomic interval encodes:
- the LOC142563498 gene encoding uncharacterized protein LOC142563498: MSREKDFEVVEANREADKEALWLQLKALLDSQGPARKTVQQWQAFWRKQRFYADQALALSVPPDESLQARALSGDFRRPQPIQPLPAQPTVSVGETPGTSGLQCLSAPAPPQRQRRRRVPPAGAREALPRLVELHTRSSEQQQQTNTLIAELREAATRQAVALEQLATEARLHREAAERQATALEAILQQQGQALQELRSVGALSRAIAAALGRPAQ, encoded by the exons GCCGACAAGGAGGCGCTGTGGCTCCAGCTGAAGGCGCTGCTGGATTCCCAAGGCCCTGCACGCAAGACCGTGCAGCAGTGGCAGGCGTTCTGGCGAAAGCAGCGGTTCTACGCGGACCAGGCGCTGGCCCTT TCGGTCCCCCCAGATGAGAGCCTGCAGGCGCGAGCTCTCTCTGGGGACTTCCGGCGCCCTCAGCCCATCCAGCCATTGCCCGCCCAGCCTACAGTTTCGGTTGGCGAGACGCCCGGCACCAGTGGCTTGCAG tGCCTGAGTGCTCCAGCTC CACCACAACGCCAAAGGCGCCGCCGAGTGCCGCCGGCGGGTGCCCGTGAAGCCCTCCCACGCCTAGTGGAACTGCACACCCGGAGcagtgagcagcagcagcaaaccaaCACG CTGATTGCGGAGCTCCGGGAGGCGGCCACCCGCCAGGCTGTGGCCCTCGAACAGCTGGCAACCGAGGCCAGGCTCCACAGGGAGGCTGCAGAGAGGCAGGCTACAGCCCTGGAGGCCATCCTGCAGCAACAGGGCCAGGCTTTGCAGGAGCTGCGCAGCGTGGGGGCGCTCTCACGGGCCATTGCAGCGGCACTGGGGCGGCCTGCACAATAA